Proteins co-encoded in one Cytobacillus sp. NJ13 genomic window:
- a CDS encoding DUF2777 domain-containing protein produces the protein MNRQQRTKLIEYQSRAFTEGTVEYINEQWVFFDHETEEASLLDEFLHQEMEVFRFKRWKKGILFEDGKVAFDDEIFHLKNQDSIRIRKHLVFSLERLLEEMNDDAFYQFVTTLNSMQFSVYDCIYCYNQLAFFNDKDRKSGVNFIVFDNQDHICNVQHHFCYYEKMSDRFEFTLNSGKRMVIEKISS, from the coding sequence ATGAATAGACAGCAGCGAACAAAGCTAATTGAATATCAATCCCGTGCTTTTACAGAAGGCACTGTAGAGTATATTAATGAACAATGGGTTTTTTTCGACCATGAAACAGAAGAAGCATCATTATTGGACGAATTCCTCCATCAGGAAATGGAAGTATTCCGCTTTAAACGCTGGAAGAAAGGCATTTTATTCGAGGATGGCAAAGTGGCCTTTGACGATGAAATATTTCACTTGAAGAATCAGGACTCGATCCGCATCCGAAAACATCTTGTTTTCTCCCTCGAGAGATTACTGGAGGAAATGAATGATGATGCTTTTTACCAGTTCGTAACCACTTTAAATTCCATGCAATTTTCGGTTTATGACTGCATTTATTGTTATAACCAGCTGGCATTTTTCAATGATAAGGACAGGAAAAGCGGTGTGAACTTCATCGTTTTTGATAATCAGGATCATATTTGCAATGTGCAGCACCATTTTTGCTATTATGAAAAAATGAGTGACCGGTTTGAATTTACCTTAAACAGCGGAAAAAGGATGGTTATTGAAAAAATTTCTTCATAA